A genome region from Pseudomonas sp. N3-W includes the following:
- a CDS encoding LysR substrate-binding domain-containing protein produces MDLRQLRYFIKVVECGNITRASEALHIAQPAISQQMRNLERDMDMQLLERSVQGVVPTAAGRTLYRHAIELLRQADGTRELLRQDAEFPQGKVSVGMPSSTARMLAIPLARTIKSRYPGIKLELIDAPSADLTGLIAVGRVALAVNVDVIETRGLVSQRLLTETLYLVAWPQFELADGPLSIEALAQMPLVLPCAPNTIRSRVDAALQEAGLQCQMQFEANSTDLLFSAVHARLGVTVLPWAAAHVELEQHRLKLARIDHRLFTRDLSLCWPDTVVQSNAVQKVKATIIELFAGFERQPGWADGQ; encoded by the coding sequence ATGGACCTGCGCCAGTTGCGCTATTTCATCAAGGTGGTCGAGTGCGGCAACATCACTCGCGCCAGCGAAGCGCTGCACATTGCCCAACCGGCGATCAGTCAGCAGATGCGCAATCTGGAGCGCGACATGGACATGCAACTGCTCGAACGCAGCGTGCAGGGCGTGGTGCCGACAGCGGCAGGGCGCACGTTGTACCGGCACGCCATCGAATTGCTGCGTCAAGCCGACGGCACCCGCGAACTGCTGCGCCAGGACGCCGAATTCCCGCAGGGCAAAGTCTCGGTGGGCATGCCGTCGAGTACTGCGCGGATGCTGGCGATCCCGTTGGCGCGCACGATCAAAAGCCGCTACCCGGGGATCAAGCTGGAATTGATCGACGCGCCCAGCGCCGACCTGACGGGCTTGATCGCAGTCGGGCGGGTGGCATTGGCGGTAAATGTCGACGTGATCGAAACCCGTGGCCTGGTTTCGCAGCGCCTGCTCACCGAAACCCTGTACCTGGTGGCGTGGCCGCAGTTTGAGTTGGCCGACGGGCCGTTGTCGATCGAGGCCCTGGCGCAGATGCCACTGGTGCTGCCCTGTGCGCCGAACACCATTCGCAGCCGGGTCGACGCCGCCTTGCAGGAGGCCGGGTTGCAATGCCAGATGCAGTTCGAAGCCAACTCCACCGACCTGCTGTTCTCCGCCGTCCATGCCCGGCTTGGCGTCACCGTACTGCCTTGGGCGGCGGCCCATGTCGAACTGGAACAGCACCGGTTGAAACTGGCCCGCATCGACCATCGCCTGTTCACCCGCGATCTGTCCCTGTGCTGGCCGGACACGGTGGTCCAGAGCAACGCGGTGCAGAAGGTCAAGGCCACCATCATCGAATTGTTCGCCGGGTTCGAGCGCCAGCCGGGATGGGCGGACGGGCAGTGA
- a CDS encoding MFS transporter has translation MSRVLTATAAPVKPLKTPLTREQIRGFWTVYLGWVLDGVDSVIFALVLIPALTELLPNSGIEATPANIAMYGSLLFGLFLVGWGLSFIWGPLADRFGRVKMLAASILVYSLFTGAAAFSESIWQLAAFRLIAGIGVGGEWALAGTYVAESWPEDRRKMGAGYLQTGYYFGFFIAALLNYTVGATYGWRVMFLCGLFPAFVAIYTALKVKEPARTHQVPRHVEQPKTCASWREIFAPAFRRRTLTSSLLVGVAIVGLWAGSVYEATAVVTLATRAGIDHVGAVHLASIGAAILSLSTILGCLVAPWLAERVGRRQALGIYFAGMAASIIFAFGWVFYRDDGLHLFMVSLVFLGFFGGNFAIFSLWLPEQYPTRIRATAFAFNASMGRFIGAGVNFLLAAAIHWHGSLGMPIAWTAAAFVAGLLILPFAVETRNQPLPQ, from the coding sequence ATGTCCAGAGTCTTGACCGCAACGGCAGCACCCGTAAAACCGCTCAAAACACCCCTGACCCGCGAGCAGATTCGCGGCTTCTGGACGGTCTACCTCGGCTGGGTACTCGATGGCGTGGACTCGGTGATCTTCGCCCTGGTACTGATTCCGGCCCTGACCGAATTGCTGCCCAACTCCGGCATTGAAGCCACGCCTGCCAACATCGCCATGTACGGATCACTGCTGTTCGGGCTGTTTCTGGTCGGCTGGGGCTTGTCCTTTATATGGGGGCCGCTGGCTGACCGTTTTGGCCGGGTCAAGATGCTTGCCGCGAGCATTCTGGTGTATTCACTGTTTACCGGCGCGGCGGCGTTCTCCGAGAGCATCTGGCAACTGGCGGCGTTTCGCCTGATTGCCGGGATCGGTGTCGGCGGCGAATGGGCGCTGGCCGGCACCTACGTCGCCGAAAGCTGGCCGGAAGACCGGCGCAAGATGGGCGCCGGTTACCTGCAAACCGGCTACTACTTCGGCTTCTTCATTGCCGCGCTGCTGAACTACACCGTCGGCGCGACGTACGGCTGGCGAGTGATGTTTCTCTGCGGGCTGTTCCCGGCCTTCGTGGCGATCTACACCGCGTTGAAGGTCAAGGAACCAGCGCGCACCCACCAGGTGCCGCGCCACGTCGAACAGCCAAAGACCTGCGCCTCATGGCGGGAAATCTTCGCCCCGGCCTTTCGCCGGCGCACGCTGACCAGTTCGCTGTTGGTCGGAGTGGCCATTGTCGGCCTTTGGGCCGGCTCGGTGTACGAAGCCACCGCCGTGGTCACACTGGCCACCCGCGCCGGTATCGACCACGTCGGCGCCGTGCACCTGGCCTCAATCGGCGCAGCCATTCTGTCCCTGAGCACCATCCTCGGCTGCCTGGTTGCGCCTTGGCTGGCGGAACGGGTCGGGCGGCGCCAGGCATTGGGTATCTACTTCGCCGGCATGGCCGCCTCGATCATTTTCGCATTCGGCTGGGTGTTCTACCGCGACGATGGCCTGCACCTGTTCATGGTGTCACTGGTGTTCCTGGGCTTTTTCGGCGGCAACTTCGCGATCTTCTCGCTGTGGCTGCCCGAGCAATACCCGACGCGCATCCGCGCCACCGCATTCGCCTTCAATGCCTCGATGGGCCGCTTCATCGGCGCCGGGGTCAACTTCCTGCTGGCCGCCGCGATTCACTGGCACGGCTCACTGGGGATGCCCATCGCCTGGACGGCTGCAGCATTTGTGGCCGGTCTGCTGATCCTGCCGTTTGCCGTCGAAACCCGCAATCAACCGCTGCCGCAATAA
- a CDS encoding CaiB/BaiF CoA-transferase family protein, whose amino-acid sequence MQALQGIKIVDLSRALSGPFCTMVLADLGADVIKIEPGPSGDMSRTWGPFDRGVSTYYLSCNRNKRGLCLDFRKPQGLATVQRLIDDADVVIENFKPGTLESMGLGYDVLSARNPRLILGSINAFGADGPMSRWPGFDQIAQGYSGLMSLTGFVDGDPTRTGTAIGDLTSGMWLVTAVLAALLERSTTGRGQHVSTSLLASLVGLLSVHGQRYLSLGDVPRRTGNAHSVIAPYGVFQTLDGPLNLAPITSAMWGRLCVLLDLPALPDDPRFSTNEARVERREELKTILESRLKTRSKRAWTELFIEAGLPAGPINTLDEVFDDPQVLHSQLTETLEHPTLGALRQVVTPVFSAGAGAVSRPPPLLGEHTIEVLREAGFDAASISALLAANVVFQDTDASTVPATGTAP is encoded by the coding sequence ATGCAAGCGCTGCAAGGTATAAAGATCGTCGACCTGAGTCGCGCCCTGTCGGGGCCGTTCTGCACCATGGTGCTGGCGGACCTGGGCGCCGACGTGATCAAGATCGAGCCCGGCCCGAGCGGCGACATGAGCCGCACCTGGGGCCCGTTCGACCGGGGCGTGAGCACCTACTACCTGTCGTGCAACCGCAACAAGCGCGGGCTGTGCCTGGATTTTCGTAAACCGCAAGGGCTCGCCACCGTCCAGCGCCTGATCGATGACGCCGATGTGGTGATCGAAAACTTCAAACCCGGCACGCTGGAGAGCATGGGCCTGGGTTATGACGTGCTCAGCGCGCGCAATCCACGGCTGATTCTGGGCAGCATCAATGCTTTCGGCGCCGACGGCCCGATGAGCCGTTGGCCGGGCTTTGACCAGATCGCCCAGGGCTATTCGGGACTGATGAGCCTGACCGGTTTCGTCGATGGCGACCCGACCCGCACCGGCACCGCCATCGGCGACCTGACCTCGGGCATGTGGCTGGTGACCGCTGTGCTCGCCGCACTGCTGGAGCGCTCGACCACCGGGCGCGGCCAGCACGTCAGCACCTCGTTGCTGGCCAGTCTGGTGGGGCTGTTGAGCGTGCACGGGCAACGTTATCTCAGCCTCGGCGATGTGCCCCGCCGTACCGGCAATGCTCATTCGGTGATTGCGCCGTACGGCGTGTTTCAGACCCTGGACGGGCCGCTGAACCTGGCGCCGATCACTTCGGCGATGTGGGGGCGCTTGTGCGTACTGCTGGACTTGCCGGCGTTGCCGGATGATCCACGATTTTCCACTAACGAGGCACGGGTCGAACGTCGTGAAGAGCTGAAGACGATCCTCGAAAGCCGTCTGAAAACTCGCAGCAAACGTGCGTGGACCGAACTGTTCATCGAAGCCGGTTTGCCCGCCGGCCCGATCAATACGCTGGATGAAGTGTTCGACGACCCGCAGGTACTGCACAGCCAGTTGACCGAAACACTTGAACATCCAACCCTCGGCGCCTTGCGTCAGGTGGTGACGCCAGTGTTCAGCGCTGGCGCTGGCGCCGTCAGCCGGCCACCACCGCTGCTGGGTGAACACACCATCGAAGTGCTGCGCGAGGCGGGTTTCGACGCGGCCTCGATCAGTGCGCTGCTCGCCGCCAACGTGGTGTTTCAAGACACCGACGCCTCTACTGTACCTGCCACAGGAACCGCCCCATGA
- the scpB gene encoding methylmalonyl-CoA decarboxylase: protein MNPTSSATVTVHFADERIARLVFSNPSHRNALSAQLLADLDESLVALAAQRVPVVILGTQVGQPVWSAGHDIRELQHDRDPIAYGKPLEQVLRRIRAYPGVVIALISGSAWGGAVDLAMSCDLVIADHSASFAMTPVNIGLPYTTSGLLRFFNNVPIHVLKEMFFTAQKLDAQRAERFGVINRLVDTDTLEDTALEMARGIAAKAPLAVAAVKEQLRILEDMQPVPVQAMEQIAELRRQACQSSDFGEGLAAFAERRVAVFEGR, encoded by the coding sequence ATGAACCCGACCTCCAGCGCCACCGTGACCGTCCACTTCGCCGATGAGCGCATTGCCCGACTGGTCTTCAGCAACCCCAGCCACCGCAACGCGCTCAGCGCCCAATTGCTGGCAGACCTCGATGAAAGCCTGGTCGCGCTGGCCGCACAACGCGTGCCGGTGGTGATACTCGGCACGCAGGTCGGACAGCCGGTGTGGAGCGCCGGCCACGATATTCGCGAGCTGCAACACGACCGCGACCCGATTGCCTATGGCAAACCGCTGGAGCAAGTGCTGCGCCGCATCCGCGCCTATCCCGGCGTGGTCATCGCCCTGATTTCCGGTTCGGCCTGGGGCGGCGCGGTGGACCTGGCGATGAGTTGTGACCTGGTCATCGCCGATCACAGCGCCAGTTTTGCCATGACCCCGGTGAACATCGGCCTGCCCTACACCACCAGCGGCTTGCTGCGGTTCTTCAATAACGTGCCGATTCATGTGCTCAAGGAGATGTTCTTCACCGCGCAAAAACTCGATGCGCAACGGGCCGAGCGGTTCGGGGTGATCAACCGACTGGTCGACACCGACACCCTGGAAGACACCGCACTGGAGATGGCCCGGGGCATCGCCGCCAAAGCGCCGCTGGCGGTGGCGGCGGTCAAGGAGCAGTTGCGGATTCTGGAAGACATGCAGCCGGTGCCGGTGCAAGCGATGGAGCAGATTGCCGAACTGCGGCGCCAGGCGTGCCAGAGCAGCGATTTTGGCGAGGGACTGGCAGCCTTTGCCGAGCGCAGGGTAGCGGTGTTTGAGGGGCGATAG